The Dioscorea cayenensis subsp. rotundata cultivar TDr96_F1 chromosome 19, TDr96_F1_v2_PseudoChromosome.rev07_lg8_w22 25.fasta, whole genome shotgun sequence genome includes a window with the following:
- the LOC120250253 gene encoding xyloglucan galactosyltransferase XLT2-like yields the protein MLPRSNSPPSGADPPHHSLPGKLTPSLNLHLHLPLCHRVLLVAAVLSVQLLLLLLFSDRSISTTRLHPSTNAGDHRNSRNTTCDLGTIYVYDLPPEFNSDLIAGCHHLNPWTSRCSALSNYGLGPSAADLAGIVPGPLLPSWFNTDQFSSEILFHRRLLSHPCRSPDPSTASALFIPFYAGLAVGQHLWSPNATSGDRDRLCAALLRWISSQPSFLRSNGSDHFIVLGRITWDFRRSKNEDWGGSFIYMPAMSNVTRLLIERNPWDELDVGIPYPTGFHPRSATDLRSWQKFVLSRRRRTTFGFAGAARVGMKNDFRGLLLRECAAAGGSACKAVDCSHGRCANRSAEAVSLFLESKFCLQPRGDSFTRRSMFDCMIAGAIPVVFWKRSAYLQYELYLPPGEEEWSVFIDRKEVRSGAVSVRDVLESIGEEKVSRMREKVVELIPRIVYGQDRLDEGVMDAVDVAVDGVLRRFRERRERTDMGIGGVR from the coding sequence ATGCTTCCGCGGTCCAATTCTCCGCCCTCCGGGGCTGATCCCCCTCACCATTCTCTTCCCGGTAAACTCACCCCCTCTCTTAACCTCCATCTCCATCTTCCTCTCTGCCACCGCGTCCTCCTCGTCGCAGCCGTCCTCTCCGTCcagctcctcctcctcctcctcttctctgATCGTTCCATTTCTACCACCCGTCTCCATCCTAGCACTAATGCCGGCGACCACCGAAACTCCCGCAATACAACCTGCGATCTCGGCACTATCTACGTCTACGACCTTCCGCCGGAGTTCAATTCCGATCTCATCGCCGGCTGCCATCATCTTAACCCCTGGACTTCCCGTTGCTCCGCCCTCTCAAACTATGGCCTCGGCCCCTCCGCCGCCGATCTCGCCGGCATTGTTCCCGGTCCTCTCCTCCCGTCTTGGTTTAACACCGACCAGTTCTCCTCGGAGATCCTGTTCCATCGCCGCCTACTCTCTCACCCCTGCCGCTCCCCCGACCCCTCCACCGCCTCCGCTCTCTTCATCCCCTTCTACGCCGGCCTCGCCGTCGGCCAACATCTCTGGTCCCCCAACGCTACTTCTGGCGATCGTGACCGCCTCTGCGCCGCCCTCCTCCGCTGGATCTCAAGCCAACCCTCCTTCTTGCGATCCAACGGCAGCGACCACTTCATCGTCCTCGGCCGCATCACCTGGGACTTCCGCCGTTCCAAGAACGAGGACTGGGGAGGGAGCTTCATCTACATGCCGGCGATGTCGAACGTCACGCGCCTCCTCATCGAGCGAAACCCTTGGGACGAGCTGGACGTCGGAATCCCCTACCCCACCGGATTCCATCCCCGATCCGCCACCGATCTCCGATCATGGCAGAAATTCGTCCTCTCCCGTCGCCGGCGGACAACATTCGGCTTCGCCGGAGCGGCGAGGGTGGGGATGAAGAACGACTTCAGGGGTTTGCTCCTGAGGGAGTGCGCGGCGGCGGGAGGGTCGGCTTGCAAGGCGGTGGATTGCAGTCACGGGCGGTGCGCTAACCGGAGCGCGGAAGCGGTGAGCTTATTCCTAGAATCAAAGTTTTGTTTACAGCCACGTGGCGATAGCTTCACCCGGCGGTCAATGTTCGACTGCATGATTGCCGGTGCGATCCCCGTCGTGTTCTGGAAGCGCAGCGCTTACTTACAGTACGAGTTATACTTACCGCCCGGTGAGGAGGAGTGGTCAGTGTTTATCGATAGAAAGGAGGTGCGTTCCGGCGCGGTGAGCGTAAGAGATGTGTTGGAAAGCATCGGGGAGGAGAAGGTGAGTAGAATGAGAGAAAAGGTTGTGGAGCTTATCCCGAGGATCGTTTACGGCCAAGATAGGCTTGATGAAGGGGTGATGGATGCTGTGGACGTAGCGGTTGATGGTGTTCTTAGGCGGTTCCGGGAAAGGAGGGAACGGACGGACATGGGCATTGGGGGAGTTCGTTGA
- the LOC120283686 gene encoding glutathione S-transferase U17-like, whose amino-acid sequence MATSREAEEVKVLGLTVSPFVVRVRIALNLKGVQYEFLEEQFGNKSELLIKSNPVYKKMPVLIHEGRPICESMIIVEYVDQVWADDYVSHSILPSLPYDRAVARFWAHYIDDKWFPKLVVILKGGDTEEAHAEAAEEVKAGLKLMEEVLEKHSKGKPFFGGDAIGHVDIAFGSYWTWILAAEKISGFKLFQQEQTPLLFAWSQNFCLDVAVKDVLPDVDKLVEHAKKFSAWMIQNAAAENN is encoded by the exons ATGGCAACATCAAGAGAAGCAGAAGAAGTGAAGGTGCTGGGGCTTACAGTGAGCCCTTTTGTGGTGAGAGTCAGGATAGCACTGAACCTGAAAGGAGTGCAGTATGAGTTCTTGGAAGAGCAATTTGGGAATAAGAGTGAGTTGCTGATCAAGTCCAACCCTGTTTACAAGAAGATGCCAGTCTTGATTCATGAAGGCAGACCCATTTGTGAGTCCATGATCATTGTTGAGTATGTGGACCAAGTTTGGGCTGATGATTATGTTTCTCATTCCATCCTCCCTTCTCTTCCTTATGACCGTGCTGTTGCTCGCTTCTGGGCACACTACATTGATGATAAg TGGTTTCCAAAACTGGTAGTAATATTGAAAGGTGGAGATACAGAGGAAGCACATGCGGAAGCAGCAGAGGAAGTAAAGGCAGGGCTAAAACTGATGGAAGAGGTGCTTGAGAAGCACTCAAAAGGGAAGCCATTCTTTGGTGGTGATGCAATTGGTCATGTAGACATTGCCTTTGGCTCTTACTGGACATGGATCCTTGCTGCAGAAAAAATTTCTGGTTTCAAGCTTTTCCAGCAAGAACAGACTCCACTCTTGTTTGCATGGTCTCAAAACTTTTGCTTGGATGTTGCTGTGAAGGATGTGCTGCCTGATGTTGATAAGCTTGTTGAGCATGCCAAGAAGTTTAGTGCTTGGATGATTCAAAATGCAGCTGCtgaaaataattga
- the LOC120250307 gene encoding 2-methylene-furan-3-one reductase-like has translation MQKAWVYEEYGPKEVLKLGEIPIPTTLEDDQLLVQVRAAALNTIDSKRRQLAIFPSGLPAVPGCDMAGVVVGKGSRVAKLEVGDQVYGNIQNFNEPEKLKKLGTLAEYVAVEEQHVALKPSQLSFEEAASLPLALQTAIEGFKNAKFKEGDSVFVVGGAGGVGTLVVQLAKQHFGAFKVVATCSTSKVEFVKSLGADMVVDYTTTKYQDIEEKFDFVYDTIGDSKNSIVVAKEEAPVVDITWPPSNPKVIYSSLTGRGESLEKLKSCLESGKIKAMIDPSGPYHFKDVISAFGHLETGRARGKVVVTSFPLFG, from the exons ATGCAGAAAGCCTGGGTTTATGAAGAATATGGGCCCAAAGAAGTGTTAAAATTGGGAGAAATACCAATCCCTACTACGCTTGAAGATGATCAACTCTTGGTTCAAGTTAGAGCTGCTGCTTTGAATACAATTGATTCCAAGAGACGCCAGCTTGCCATCTTCCCTTCCGGCCTTcca gCAGTTCCAGGATGCGACATGGCCGGAGTGGTGGTGGGAAAAGGAAGCAGAGTGGCAAAGCTTGAAGTAGGTGATCAAGTGTATGGAAATATTCAGAACTTCAATGAACCTGAAAAGTTGAAAAAACTAGGAACACTTGCAGAGTATGTGGCAGTGGAGGAGCAGCATGTTGCACTGAAACCTAGCCAACTTTCCTTTGAAGAAGCTGCAAGTCTCCCACTGGCACTTCAAACAGCCATTGAAGGGTTCAAGAATGCAAAGTTCAAGGAAGGAGACAGTGTGTTTGTTGTTGGTGGAGCTGGTGGTGTTGGCACACTAGTTGTTCAATTGGCCAAACAACACTTTGGTGCTTTTAAAGTGGTGGCAACTTGTAGCACCAGTAAGGTTGAGTTTGTTAAGAGTTTGGGAGCTGATATGGTTGTGGATTATACCACTACCAAGTATCAAGACATTGAGGAgaagtttgattttgtttatgatACCATAG GAGATAGCAAGAACTCAATTGTGGTGGCTAAAGAAGAGGCTCCTGTGGTGGATATAACATGGCCTCCGTCAAATCCTAAGGTTATCTATTCAAGCTTGACAGGAAGAGGGGAAAGTCTAGAGAAACTGAAGTCATGCTTGGAGAGTGGGAAAATCAAAGCTATGATTGATCCTTCCGGACCATATCATTTTAAGGATGTCATTAGTGCTTTTGGACATTTGGAAACTGGGAGGGCAAGAGGGAAGGTTGTAGTCACTTCTTTCCCTTTATTTGGTTAG